From the Daucus carota subsp. sativus chromosome 8, DH1 v3.0, whole genome shotgun sequence genome, one window contains:
- the LOC108197900 gene encoding F-box/kelch-repeat protein At1g57790-like codes for MKRCNQDEEKQKIVCKKQCSTKSWADLDLDLLGEVKKKLYWGDHARFSVVCKTWLAAEHEKRAGDVLPWWLMMYHEDSEDWMITYHLYQPLNLDQPEITRSINLNDFFDSSTVHEATPLVYFDGCLCLSMYHIDFTRTHFLIVSILDNSSFTLPQFHHPNVRPDWNMNRLIAVSTCPASSDCVFLAIFVVNSSQWTVGIFRHGDAHWTTTQFDFQQPLFCPRGRDVVFIRGLFYFLCHGRRLASYDIASGDLNINSYSMPANCEGGEHNMRFFALDGELMLMYYDPKVRRDVLTTYDSSSKLWVPLKSLGDRSLFISRYSVYVDYMNYYRASPNKIYYQEHGTCYVYNVENGLLESTSSGLKNWDGLDYGASFSMWIEPPALLSKKIKVNITEYDIGMIERSSAN; via the coding sequence ATGAAAAGGTGCAACCAAGATGAAGAGAAGCAGAAGATTGTATGTAAAAAGCAGTgttcaacaaaatcatgggcAGATCTTGATTTGGATTTGTTGGGTGAAGTAAAGAAGAAGCTTTATTGGGGGGATCATGCTCGATTCAGCGTTGTGTGCAAGACTTGGCTGGCGGCAGAGCATGAAAAAAGGGCCGGTGATGTATTGCCCTGGTGGTTGATGATGTATCATGAGGATTCTGAGGATTGGATGATCACATACCACCTGTATCAACCCCTGAATCTGGACCAACCAGAAATTACTCGAAGTATTAATTTGAATGACTTTTTTGACTCATCCACTGTTCATGAGGCTACGCCACTGGTTTATTTTGATGGATGTTTGTGTTTGTCTATGTATCACATTGATTTTACTCGCACCCATTTTTTGATTGTCTCGATTCTAGATAATTCATCCTTTACACTCCCTCAGTTTCACCATCCTAATGTCCGTCCGGATTGGAATATGAATCGCTTGATAGCTGTCTCCACCTGCCCTGCTTCTTCAGATTGTGTCTTTTTAGctatttttgttgttaattcTAGCCAGTGGACCGTGGGTATTTTTCGTCATGGTGATGCACACTGGACGACGACTCAATTTGATTTTCAACAACCTTTGTTCTGTCCTCGTGGCAGAGATGTTGTGTTCATTCGAGGACTTTTCTATTTTCTCTGTCACGGCCGACGACTTGCATCCTATGACATTGCTTCCGGGGATTTAAATATAAACTCCTATTCAATGCCAGCTAATTGTGAGGGAGGAGAGCACAATATGAGATTCTTTGCGTTAGATGGGGAGCTCATGCTTATGTATTATGACCCAAAAGTTCGCAGAGATGTTCTTACAACCTATGATTCATCTAGTAAACTTTGGGTTCCTCTAAAAAGTTTAGGGGACCGTTCTTTGTTCATCAGCAGGTATTCTGTTTATGTAGATTATATGAATTATTATAGAGCATCTCCCAACAAGATATATTACCAAGAACATGGGACCTGCTACGTTTATAACGTTGAGAATGGTCTCTTGGAATCTACTTCATCCGGACTTAAAAACTGGGATGGTCTAGATTACGGTGCATCATTTTCCATGTGGATTGAACCTCCTGCTCTTTTGTcgaaaaaaataaaagtcaACATAACAGAATATGACATTGGGATGATAGAAAGGTCCTCGGCAAATTGA
- the LOC135148412 gene encoding probable cleavage and polyadenylation specificity factor subunit 1, with amino-acid sequence MRGTSQNSNCKEMRGTEGVFYYAPKMSESWKGQKFLSRAEFHFSAHVTKFQRLQMLPTPDQTNAAPIPDKTNLFALLCGTLDGSVGCIAPLDVLAFCRLQSLQKKLVESVPHVAGLNPRSFCQFHSKGKVHRPGPDSIVDCELLCPFEMLVLEQQHEIANQMGTTRSQIVSNLNDLALGTSFLRGTAC; translated from the exons atgagagggacatcccaaaatagtaactgtaaagaaatgagagggacagagggagtattctATTATGCACCCAAGATGTCAGAGAGTTGGAAAGGACAAAAATTTCTTTCTCGAGCTGAGTTTCATTTTAGTGCTCATGTGACCAAGTTTCAGAGGTTGCAGATGCTTCCTACACCTGATCAAACCAATGCTGCTCCTATCCCTGACAAGACAAATCTTTTTGCTCTTTTATGTGGGACTCTGGATGGCAGTGTGGGATGTATTGCACCTCTAGATGTATTAGCATTTTGTAGACTTCAGTCTTTGCAAAAGAAACTTGTTGAATCTGTGCCACATGTTGCTGGATTGAATCCAAGATCTTTTTGTCAATTCCATTCGAAAGGAAAGGTTCACCGGCCTGGTCCAGACAGCATAGTCGACTGTGAACTTCTTTGTCC GTTTGAAATGCTTGTATTGGAGCAGCAGCATGAGATTGCTAATCAGATGGGAACAACACGATCACAGATTGTGTCAAATTTAAATGATCTTGCTCTTGGTACAAGTTTCTTACGGGGAACAGCCTGTTAA